The genomic interval GCAAATACAAGTATTGAGTGCGATTGACGAAGAAACCTTACAGAAATACTTCGAATTcgacaaaaataaatagctGACAACAACAAGCGAAAAACGTAGACACAAAATGGACCGTACAAACATAAATGTTTATATCATTTAATCGTTTACTTGAAGAAGTTTAAGGAGAACGATTAAACATCTATAATTCAGCACCTAGGGACGCCCCCTTCGCCACAACGACGGCCTCCAGACGACCCGACGTGGATCATATCAATTTTCCGGTCACATCCTAAGAAACGTTTTCCCACACGTTgaaaactactattttttcaatttgccgCGAATTCTCGACGGGGCTGAGATCTGGCGATTGGGGAGgagaatttaatatttttggtacATTATGGATTAATCAGAAGTTTACAATGCCAGCGGAGCGCTTCGGATCGTTATCCCGTTGGAAGCGGAACACTCTCGGCACGTTCAATTTCTCTGCTGATGGTTCCAAGttgtttcataaaatttcaaagtagacatttttatccattattccCTCGGTTTGGTGCAGGTTGCCGGTACCGTTCGCTCCCGTGACACCCCATAACATCAATAATCCACCTCAGTGTTTTCCTGTTTTCGTACACTACTGTCCTGCAGCTGTGCATTTGGTGTCCTCCGTGCGATCTGCCTTCCATGGGATCcaaacaagtttatttttggtttcgtCTGTGAAAATGACAGTATTCCAAAACTGGGGGAGAGTTCTGCATACTTTCTTGCAAGATCGAGGCGTTTCTgtccattaatttttgaaacggGGGGGCTCTCGGTGGTCCGCGATTAAAACCGCCTTTTCCAGAGAATTCTTATTACTGTTTCAATCGACGCAGGTCTGCCGATTCTCCGGGACACTTCGTTTGTTAAGTCCGGGACATCCTTGTGCGGACGCGTCTTTAGTTCTCGTACGCTAAATCGCTCATCCGCGTCTGAAAGTGTCGCTTTTCGCCCTCTTCCGGGCACGTCTTGTACCAATCCTCGGTGAcgacatttgtttattatccCCCCGCACCGTCGGATGTGCCCTTCCTCTGTTAAATTGCCAATTTCTCGCATAGTTTTTCCGGTGCAATAAtgcttttattattaaacggCGCGTTGCGATATCGGTTTGCACACTGTTATTTGCCGGTTCTAACACATTCATGAAATAAACGAAATAGTTAAACGATTTTAGCATCAACTTATCAGTCTCATGGGaatttgcgaaaaaaattgttttgatgaatatttacTGCCGGAACAGAAATGAATACGGTGCCGCGTGCGGTTTACTTTGCGCCTGCATTTTTTCGCTCGTTGCCGTTTAGTTTTTTGCTCTTGTTGATCTGGAGctatttttgtgagttttttttcgttaaaaataacaaaatgaaGGCACCTCCGTCTCGGAGCGCTTTTGTGTCTCCCTAATTCACCGACGCACCCCGTGCGTCTAACCTAAAACGTTCGCGTTACGAACTCGTTCCCTCAACGAGCAGAACCTCCCGCAAACGGCGACTCTGTGCCGTAAGGTGGATGACGaggatttttttcctcttGCGCCCTCCCTCCGCGGACACGCTGTACATTCTGTCCCCGCGCTTGCGACGGACGTGCATCATCTTCTGCAAAACAAAAAGCGCGGAGCCCCATTGTCTTACGGCCCTTTTGGGGGCTTTTGCCCCATGCGCGGGGCCAATATTCCGAGTAACTGTGAGAAACGGGGCGACGTCGTGCTACAGAagaattggtggccattttgtgcGTTTACTTCTTAGAGTCTAACACATGCACAAGCTACCCACAGACACCACTGGCGTGCACGTAACATCAAATTTACCTTATGCGGAAAGCAAAACTATTCGATATACGACGACCAAACTTATCTGTAACACGCACATAGAAGGCGCAGTCTTATGCTGAAGAACACAATGAAATTTATCACGAGGCGAGCAAAATGTAATCCGAACAATGTACCAAAACAACGTCTCAAGTTAAAGCAATTAGTATAAGCCGGTACTGGAAAAGttcacttttattaataatgaaaaactaTGTTGAGAAAACCTAACAGATGCCGCGTTAACTCGCTCAAACGAGCCTAGCAGGAGCGCCATGCCCCGCATACGCGTAATAATAATGCCTGGAATGCCAAGtcaatttattcaaatcaatTCGTTATTTCGCGATTTAATTCATTACGATAGTCCTGGAAATGCGCATCACTCTGAAattatttctggaaaacgtTTTAATCCTGCCAATTGACGCCGAAGTGTGTATCTGCGTGCAATTTAATCGGAAGGGGCTCGAACAACGAAAGACACTTTCCTCCGAATTCCGGGGAATTGGTGAAAGCGCAAATTTAGATGGCGCCCTTTCTTGGTCTCACCCCgcagaagaaagaaaattcaattaattatcGCCGAGACGAGATAAAACTCCAAATGGAAACGctacattattaaaatactaaGGCCACTTTTCCACCTGCTTCGTTTCGATTTTTCGCCGTTCCCAGCAGGGTGGCAGAGCTTTTAGTTCTTTCCCgactcaatttttaaatgggccgAAATGGCGATTTGAATGCAAATTGTTTCACGGCTCGCAGAACGTCTCTGGAAACCCTAAACTTTGATTACCTCCAACTCGGGGGACGGGGGGCCATTTACGTAGCAGCGCCACGACGAAAATAGTAGACAAATTGAAAGTTAACGGCAGTCACGAGCGAGCTCGTcgacatatacagggcgtctcgGGCATTCGAAAGGAATCATCTGAGCTTTCCGCTCTGACCGCACCGACACGTCTCGGTCACGGACGATCGGTCGGCCTTGCCGTCTCGGGAGGGTTGAACTGGGCCGCCTCGTGAACTGCCCACTGCTGCCGACCAAGTGGCCACTGCAAGGTCTTGGGTTGCGAGCGAGAACCTCGAGCTCTCAGCTGAACGCATCATCCGCCCGTCGCCGAGTCGGGTGGTCGTAGACGAGTCCGGCCgcgtattaaaatttatacctTAGTGCAGCAATTCCCTGtacaacctgaactaacctgtacAATTGGCCGGCAATTCCAGGTGCATTACTATCGTTGTCCGAACGTTAGGTTTTCGCTCTTAAAACGTATAGCACATACTTGACAATATTAAAAGGTGAATTAATACTGCgtgttaaaatgaaaattaatcgaTGAGAACGAGACAGTAAAGTGGTAGAAAGATACGAGGATACTTTTAAATGGATTTACCTTCGGGCTCTTTGGCAATAACAGTGGAACTACGGTCGACTCCGCCCTTCTTGTCTTCTGAACGGTGTCCAGAATACAAAGAAATCCGTcttattgtcaagaaaatacAATTCACACAAGTAATATCAAATGGGCAAAAAACAAACCACTTAGACCATTACTACATGATGTTATTTTTCGCCTCTTTTAGCTCCGACTGTCACTAATTCGGGATTATACACAAATGACAGTCGAACAACGTCGAATTTTCACCTGTTTTCGCTTAATCGCTATTTTTCTATGAGAAAAAACTctttaaacctaaaaaaaaccATGCTCCGTCGGTGAGTCGGAAACTCTCTAAACACAAAGTGCTGACATGTCGTGAGTGTGAACAAATATGGTGTGGATGGGTGCGGCAATCGCTGATAAAAGGTCTTTATAGCGTTTGCCTGCGACAGAAAAACATAGAAAAGCAACCATAAACTGTGCAGATTGTAGAGCTCACATCGGGTGAAGAAAGAAACGGAACAGGTTTGATTCAAAAGACATTTAGAGTCGGCAAATAAACACAGTCGTTTTAGGTCAGCTGCAGCCAGGACTCCTCGCTTTGCCACACATCATTTGATTAAACAAATTCTTGACTGCAACTCCCCGTATTAAAGTCGAGAAACAATAAACCAGTGGTATGTGGGATGAATGATTTCTCTATGTACATGGGGGTCTAAAGAAGGAAAGTTCCGGAaacaaaaatagtgaaaaatgTGTATGAAATCAGGCACTCGAAGGGTCAATTCGCGAGAGCGCACGCATCTACCTCTCACCCCGTACATTAGGCGTTTGAATATTTAATCTGTTGGTTACTGTTCTGAAGCAAACACTAACGCAGCTTCGGCAAATCGGGGGAACTACATCTATCCAATCTATTTAATCACCACCAAAAAGATCTTACCTTTAATGTCATCGTCCTCGAGCGTTGTCGAACTGTCCGTGCTCTCCTTTACTTGAGATCCATCCCCCTTTTTCACAATTATACTTCTAcctagaaaattttaacattacttTAAACCCAACCTTCACCAATCGACGAAAGGACATTGTCCGTTACGGACACATTGAAACACTCAACACTTACTGTTCAAATGTTCAACACCCAAGACAAAAATAAGCCTCTCATGATGATACGTGGAACGTAATGTGATTTAATGAATGTGGTGGAAGCTGTCAAGTCATGaattaaatccaaaaagtAAAAGCGTGCAGAAGCATGAATGAAACATTGAAGCCacatctcgaaaaccgtaaacACATCTAAAGAGGTCGACAACCTCACGTAAAACTGTTAAATCGACGTTTAAAACAAGGCGTGAAGCGATGATTTTGAATTACGGATTACTAAAAGAGcgttctttttttcttttttttatcgcaTCTCACTCTTTTTTGGCAATGTGGCAAGTGCGCTCAGACATCTTGTCAAAAATCCTGCGCACTGTTGCCAAACCACGTTACTTTTGCAACTTTTGATtatgattgaaaaaaaaaaagaacagtctctctttatcatttttctctcttttttttttaaataaatggcgGTGGAGTGATTCGCTGGTTGCAGAAAGTGTTCTTACCGCATTCTGGTTGCGTCAAGGTGAAGTGAAGTAAGGTAAGGTGACAAGTCCGCGTCAACcgacaaaacaaaattaccaaCTACCCAATGTTCACTAGGTCAAGGTTAAAAACTGTATGCACGTGACCATTTCAAGGAGGCTGGAGGTGTGGGGAAAACGGGGGGATGGGGGATAGAAGAAGGGTGGGGATAGGAATCGAAGCTCCCACCAGAAGTgccaacaaatttaaatacatcCCCAATCCCAGAAAAAGTGCCGATCGGGCATCGttcttttactttaaatttaacgtGGCTGCCCGTGTCGTGGCGTTTCAGCTCAAGTTTGTCCTGCGTTGCCAGGTCGTGAGAGTCGTCGTCGGATATGGGGATCATTAGCATTAtccgaaattatttttcacgtaAATTGCGAGCATTCCTGGCGGTCCGCCGAGCAGATTAGAAGAAAGGAATTCTAGAGAAGTAGCGTGTCATGATGTTAGTAGATATCTACTGAGTGAAACACGATTTTCGAAACTGTTTCGATCACTTAATTCACGAAAGTTGCCCTTAGGTGGAGTCGAAAAATCATGTTTTCCAAATTGGTGTCGATAATGTGtcgatgtgtgtttgagcaaagaaaatatatcaaatgaagGTTTTTAAAGGCAGTAACAAATCTATTAAAGCTGTAAATATTTACACGTAAATACTCACAAAAGgtgacaaaattattatttttaatttttcagttgaGGAAAGAAACATGCTCTTAATAATAGTATATTACCATTACgctgtaaaaaaatgaattttccataAACTGTGATAGTAAAGTGTTTGATGTTTGAGTGTTAATTAATCGAATTATTCACTTTTATCACCAAATATTAACGAACTACGAAAAGAAGGCGTCAAAGACACTTACTTGAGAAATTTCTGGTTGCGAGCATTGTGGTCAGAATGGCCCCCTGAAACCACAAGAAACCTCGTGAAATGCTCAATCTTTCACGTAGCCGGAAAATCGTTTACCTTGAGTTTACGCCTCGCATTGAATTTCTTAAGGCAATCCACAGTCTCTTGTCGATGAACCACAGAAGCAACACGTTCCCTTTGctggaaaaatttaacaaaagtaTTAGGATTCGACGCGAACCAGCCGAAATCAGAATCGATCAATCTTAAGATGTTTTACGATGCAAAATCGCTTCTTCCAATCCTCCCAGATTTTCAAGGGACGCACACACGACAAACGACAGATAATAGAAAAAGGGCACTTACGCAAATCCAGGGGTGTTTCAGGGCGTCCGCCGCGGTGATTCGTTTCCCCGGATTGACGGTGagcatttgatttattaaattcttcgCCTCGGGCGTCACTGTATCCCATTCGGGACTGGGGTACTGTAAATTACCCCCCAAAATGAAAACATCCAAATCTTCGCACGAACTAAAACCATCTTCGACTTACGTCATAGGCACCAGCCTTGATTTGCGCATAGAGCCGATGTTGGTCCTCGTCCCAAAACGGTGGATACCCTACCAGCAGGATATACAGAATGACGCCGCAGGCCCATATGTCCACCGGCTTCCCGTAGGGCTCCTTCTTGAGTACCTCCGGCGATAGATATCCGGGTGTCCCGGCGAATCCAAACCAAGCCTGCTGCTCTCCGGACACCTCGATGGCCAGACCGAAATCGGCCAGTTTCACTGCCGCGCCTTTGGCTTTGCTCGCTAGGAGAAGATTTTCCGGCTGGAAAATTAAACACATGGCAATTCGGTCCCGCCTGGATTCCGAGGAATTACCTTGAGATCTCTATGTACAACGCCGTTCTGATGACAATGATTTACGGATTCTAAAATTTGTTGGATACAATGTGATGCGTCCGCCTCCGAATAGAACTCTCGGGCCACTATGTCTTCGAACAATTCGCCTCCGGTCACCCTAAAAATGGCgaaatgtcgaatttttatCGATGGAATCTTCACCCGCAGGATCAAAGCACAAACAAACGTGTGTGGAAGCAtgaattatgcaaaaatgagGGAAAAACTCTTGAACGCCCATTAAGTAACGCTTCCCGTGCGATTATTAATTTACGGATTAATAATGACATTCCGTCGggggaaaaaaacaaaaacaaaacgaaTGACAATGCAACGGTCGTTCTTTTGTTTGCAACGTTGCCACGTACACAGCAATTACTTCGTAATTTTGCGTGACGCCACAAAATTCTCCAAATCCGTTTCCCTTCGCGAGGATAATGGAGAGCGTCCCTCAATGTCGACAATAATAATCGTGCGTTCAAGTTCAATAGGAAAATGTCGTCTATTTATAACATGTAGACAGTTCCATCGCATTCCCTCACAATACCCCACATTACATATCTAACTAGTTATCGACTTGACTGCTGCTATTTTCTCCATGAATTGTCATTTCAAGGCGACTTGGCAGGCGCCCCATCCCCGAAGCAAATCGATGGGaacgaataatttaaattatggcCGCAACCACCCAAACATCTGCGTTTTTATTAAACGTCGAAACTGGGTCAGCTCGTTCCAGTTCTACTGTACAAATTACGGCTTTGTTCGTATTGTTCGTGACCTGCCTTACGGTGGCATTCGACGTTAGGCGGGGTCCCTCTATTTGGCACAACACTCAAAACGACCAAGGGGCCACATTCACGACTCGGTGCACAGATTAATGCCTGAAAAGATCTTATTTGCCCGAATATTTCCATGGCCGCTCGAGAGTCGCATAAGCTTGCCTGGCTGAGCTATGGGAAgccgttttttaaattgaaggcCAATTTGTTACGTATTGAATCTCTGGGTTTCTGAATGGTTTAATCCGAGATTTGAAATCGCAAGGAGACCGAGATTTCTTATTTGCAGCGCGCCCCAGGCGAAGCCGTAAAGGGGATTTTATTGTTATGATACTCCCTGCCTGGATCGGTTTGATACGAGCGGATTTTTACATggaaaaatacgacattaacCATCGGCAATGGTGCAACTTTCTATCGTCTTCGGGGAAGACACATGCTCGGAAACCACACTGATCAACACAGCGTTGCCGCTTCGTACTAAAAGTAGCAttctttgtaaataaaatgttacttACAAATCAAACACTAAGTAGTGGAAATTCTCCTCCTGTATACTATCGTGCAGTCTCACTGAAAAGAAAGAGAGCCAGGTGAATAAACATCAAAATCCTACAAAATACTCATGCAAAACACAACACAAATTTTAGGTGTTAACCGAACAACATTGAGAAACTCTCTACCAAACTAACGGAGCCTCTTCAATGTGGAATCGATTCTCTTTTTTCCTAGACTCGCATTGCAAGCTTTGTCCGGTACAAATTCCCATTATAATGATCAAATATTTCCCACCGGGAAGTAGCGTTGCAAGACACGTTTATCCAATCAAATTGGGGCCAACACATGGGCCCGGTCTATCCGAGCAGGGCCCTCATAACACGCCAGTACATGACTCTTCAATTCCCTTTCAGGGCACAGTTCAATCCCGTCCGTTCCATGAAAATCCCGATTTCTTTGTTTGTCCTTCATCCTTTTCCAATAGCGCGAGTCGAATATGGATCCGACCGGCCAATAAACATTCAAATCCGGAGCCATGAGACAAGTTTTACTTCCGAACAGGACAAATCACAATAAACTTGTATTGCTGGCTCATATTGCTTTTATAAcgattcatatttttttatgtcggTTCCTTATTACTCAGACTGAatagttaataattttccaacattgGAACTGAATCTATGGAAGGTTCGTTAAAAATTCGACCAAGTTAGGAGAGCGGCGTCGACGATATGAGACTTTTACCCTGGATTTTCTGGTCTCTTGGCGGTAGAACGTCCCGTATGCGGTGCCCTATTCCGAGTGGAAGCTTAACGTAAGCCCCAACCGCCCCCACGCTCCTCGAGTTTCCGTTTCGGTTCGAGTTTGTAGCTCAAATATCGTAATTAAAAGTGAGGACGTTAATTAGGATTCGCCAGTCTCTAGCGTTTGCGTTACATCTGCCAAAACTGGCAACCGTGTTACATGACGTCACGAAGACACTTGGCGGCCATTTTGGctaaatttttacataaacttGGGTGCGCAACAATTGCAGCACGATATCCTGGCGACGTTCAAGTcgaaaagagaaataaaacGCCACGTATCATCGGCACCCGAAAGCCACCTAGCCCGAACCAACCCGTCTCTGCGCTATTGGCGTACGGAGCCTCAATTCTTCCTAATACCCAAAGAGCATCAACGTAAGAACAtttatagcaaaataaacGTTTAAGTTTGGGCATGTCGCATAACTCCTTGCGGTTAGGCAACCAATTGCACTAGGCGAAAGATCCCGCAGCAACTACGTTTGCCCCGGAGACTTTAGCAAATCGCCTTATTACAAGTCACTTCTCTGCGGGAAAATAAACATAGAGACGCAGACCATTGAAACCCCCTACATGCAAACATTACACAAACTTTTGTACAGGGAGCGGTCCTCATTTCCGCGAAGGGCTTTGAACCTATTGACCCACAGATAGGGGTCGAGGAATCCATTTGTTGGGCAACATCCACTTCTCTCCCAATTGAGGAGATTAATGGCGGATATTCCCCGACGGAAT from Euwallacea fornicatus isolate EFF26 chromosome 17, ASM4011564v1, whole genome shotgun sequence carries:
- the CaMKII gene encoding calcium/calmodulin-dependent protein kinase type II alpha chain isoform X8; protein product: MAVPIACTRFSDNYDLKEELGKGAFSVVRRCVQKSSGLEFAAKIINTKKLSARDFQKLEREARICRKLQHANIVSNPEVLKHLVRLHDSIQEENFHYLVFDLVTGGELFEDIVAREFYSEADASHCIQQILESVNHCHQNGVVHRDLKPENLLLASKAKGAAVKLADFGLAIEVSGEQQAWFGFAGTPGYLSPEVLKKEPYGKPVDIWACGVILYILLVGYPPFWDEDQHRLYAQIKAGAYDYPSPEWDTVTPEAKNLINQMLTVNPGKRITAADALKHPWICQRERVASVVHRQETVDCLKKFNARRKLKGAILTTMLATRNFSSKCRSIIVKKGDGSQVKESTDSSTTLEDDDIKEDKKGGVDRSSTVIAKEPEEIRIVCPDKPFSQLSTNSQMSARRQEIIKMTEQLIEAINTGDFEAYTKICDPHLTAFEPEAMGNLVEGMDFHKFYFDNVLGKNCKAVNTTILNPHVHLLGEDAACIAYVRLTQYMDKHGQAHTHQSEESRVWHKRDSKWQNVHFHRSGGNGGAAFGFSSHK
- the CaMKII gene encoding calcium/calmodulin-dependent protein kinase type II alpha chain isoform X4; protein product: MAVPIACTRFSDNYDLKEELGKGAFSVVRRCVQKSSGLEFAAKIINTKKLSARDFQKLEREARICRKLQHANIVRLHDSIQEENFHYLVFDLVTGGELFEDIVAREFYSEADASHCIQQILESVNHCHQNGVVHRDLKPENLLLASKAKGAAVKLADFGLAIEVSGEQQAWFGFAGTPGYLSPEVLKKEPYGKPVDIWACGVILYILLVGYPPFWDEDQHRLYAQIKAGAYDYPSPEWDTVTPEAKNLINQMLTVNPGKRITAADALKHPWICQRERVASVVHRQETVDCLKKFNARRKLKGAILTTMLATRNFSSRSIIVKKGDGSQVKESTDSSTTLEDDDIKEDKKGGVDRSSTVIAKEPEGPGTPPQSPRGAGPNSGSPPSSSVAVAVKGPLNLGQALLQSVQGPLSKRPRLLDAEESVILSRRQEIIKMTEQLIEAINTGDFEAYTKICDPHLTAFEPEAMGNLVEGMDFHKFYFDNVLGKNCKAVNTTILNPHVHLLGEDAACIAYVRLTQYMDKHGQAHTHQSEESRVWHKRDSKWQNVHFHRSGGNGGAAFGFSSHK
- the CaMKII gene encoding calcium/calmodulin-dependent protein kinase type II alpha chain isoform X3; the encoded protein is MAVPIACTRFSDNYDLKEELGKGAFSVVRRCVQKSSGLEFAAKIINTKKLSARDFQKLEREARICRKLQHANIVRLHDSIQEENFHYLVFDLVTGGELFEDIVAREFYSEADASHCIQQILESVNHCHQNGVVHRDLKPENLLLASKAKGAAVKLADFGLAIEVSGEQQAWFGFAGTPGYLSPEVLKKEPYGKPVDIWACGVILYILLVGYPPFWDEDQHRLYAQIKAGAYDYPSPEWDTVTPEAKNLINQMLTVNPGKRITAADALKHPWICQRERVASVVHRQETVDCLKKFNARRKLKGAILTTMLATRNFSSKCRSIIVKKGDGSQVKESTDSSTTLEDDDIKEDKKGGVDRSSTVIAKEPEGPGTPPQSPRGAGPNSGSPPSSSVAVAVKGPLNLGQALLQSVQGPLSKRPRLLDAEESVILSRRQEIIKMTEQLIEAINTGDFEAYTKICDPHLTAFEPEAMGNLVEGMDFHKFYFDNVLGKNCKAVNTTILNPHVHLLGEDAACIAYVRLTQYMDKHGQAHTHQSEESRVWHKRDSKWQNVHFHRSGGNGGAAFGFSSHK
- the CaMKII gene encoding calcium/calmodulin-dependent protein kinase type II alpha chain isoform X2; the encoded protein is MAVPIACTRFSDNYDLKEELGKGAFSVVRRCVQKSSGLEFAAKIINTKKLSARDFQKLEREARICRKLQHANIVSNPEVLKHLVRLHDSIQEENFHYLVFDLVTGGELFEDIVAREFYSEADASHCIQQILESVNHCHQNGVVHRDLKPENLLLASKAKGAAVKLADFGLAIEVSGEQQAWFGFAGTPGYLSPEVLKKEPYGKPVDIWACGVILYILLVGYPPFWDEDQHRLYAQIKAGAYDYPSPEWDTVTPEAKNLINQMLTVNPGKRITAADALKHPWICQRERVASVVHRQETVDCLKKFNARRKLKGAILTTMLATRNFSSRSIIVKKGDGSQVKESTDSSTTLEDDDIKEDKKGGVDRSSTVIAKEPEGPGTPPQSPRGAGPNSGSPPSSSVAVAVKGPLNLGQALLQSVQGPLSKRPRLLDAEESVILSRRQEIIKMTEQLIEAINTGDFEAYTKICDPHLTAFEPEAMGNLVEGMDFHKFYFDNVLGKNCKAVNTTILNPHVHLLGEDAACIAYVRLTQYMDKHGQAHTHQSEESRVWHKRDSKWQNVHFHRSGGNGGAAFGFSSHK
- the CaMKII gene encoding calcium/calmodulin-dependent protein kinase type II alpha chain isoform X9; this translates as MAVPIACTRFSDNYDLKEELGKGAFSVVRRCVQKSSGLEFAAKIINTKKLSARDFQKLEREARICRKLQHANIVRLHDSIQEENFHYLVFDLVTGGELFEDIVAREFYSEADASHCIQQILESVNHCHQNGVVHRDLKPENLLLASKAKGAAVKLADFGLAIEVSGEQQAWFGFAGTPGYLSPEVLKKEPYGKPVDIWACGVILYILLVGYPPFWDEDQHRLYAQIKAGAYDYPSPEWDTVTPEAKNLINQMLTVNPGKRITAADALKHPWICQRERVASVVHRQETVDCLKKFNARRKLKGAILTTMLATRNFSSKCRSIIVKKGDGSQVKESTDSSTTLEDDDIKEDKKGGVDRSSTVIAKEPEEIRIVCPDKPFSQLSTNSQMSARRQEIIKMTEQLIEAINTGDFEAYTKICDPHLTAFEPEAMGNLVEGMDFHKFYFDNVLGKNCKAVNTTILNPHVHLLGEDAACIAYVRLTQYMDKHGQAHTHQSEESRVWHKRDSKWQNVHFHRSGGNGGAAFGFSSHK
- the CaMKII gene encoding calcium/calmodulin-dependent protein kinase type II alpha chain isoform X11; its protein translation is MAVPIACTRFSDNYDLKEELGKGAFSVVRRCVQKSSGLEFAAKIINTKKLSARDFQKLEREARICRKLQHANIVSNPEVLKHLVRLHDSIQEENFHYLVFDLVTGGELFEDIVAREFYSEADASHCIQQILESVNHCHQNGVVHRDLKPENLLLASKAKGAAVKLADFGLAIEVSGEQQAWFGFAGTPGYLSPEVLKKEPYGKPVDIWACGVILYILLVGYPPFWDEDQHRLYAQIKAGAYDYPSPEWDTVTPEAKNLINQMLTVNPGKRITAADALKHPWICQRERVASVVHRQETVDCLKKFNARRKLKGAILTTMLATRNFSSKCRSIIVKKGDGSQVKESTDSSTTLEDDDIKEDKKGGVDRSSTVIAKEPEARRQEIIKMTEQLIEAINTGDFEAYTKICDPHLTAFEPEAMGNLVEGMDFHKFYFDNVLGKNCKAVNTTILNPHVHLLGEDAACIAYVRLTQYMDKHGQAHTHQSEESRVWHKRDSKWQNVHFHRSGGNGGAAFGFSSHK
- the CaMKII gene encoding calcium/calmodulin-dependent protein kinase type II alpha chain isoform X5, yielding MAVPIACTRFSDNYDLKEELGKGAFSVVRRCVQKSSGLEFAAKIINTKKLSARDFQKLEREARICRKLQHANIVSNPEVLKHLVRLHDSIQEENFHYLVFDLVTGGELFEDIVAREFYSEADASHCIQQILESVNHCHQNGVVHRDLKPENLLLASKAKGAAVKLADFGLAIEVSGEQQAWFGFAGTPGYLSPEVLKKEPYGKPVDIWACGVILYILLVGYPPFWDEDQHRLYAQIKAGAYDYPSPEWDTVTPEAKNLINQMLTVNPGKRITAADALKHPWICQRERVASVVHRQETVDCLKKFNARRKLKGAILTTMLATRNFSSKCRSIIVKKGDGSQVKESTDSSTTLEDDDIKEDKKGGVDRSSTVIAKEPEGPGTPPQSPRGAGPNSGSPPSSSVAVAVKGPLNLGQALLQSVQARRQEIIKMTEQLIEAINTGDFEAYTKICDPHLTAFEPEAMGNLVEGMDFHKFYFDNVLGKNCKAVNTTILNPHVHLLGEDAACIAYVRLTQYMDKHGQAHTHQSEESRVWHKRDSKWQNVHFHRSGGNGGAAFGFSSHK
- the CaMKII gene encoding calcium/calmodulin-dependent protein kinase type II alpha chain isoform X12, yielding MAVPIACTRFSDNYDLKEELGKGAFSVVRRCVQKSSGLEFAAKIINTKKLSARDFQKLEREARICRKLQHANIVRLHDSIQEENFHYLVFDLVTGGELFEDIVAREFYSEADASHCIQQILESVNHCHQNGVVHRDLKPENLLLASKAKGAAVKLADFGLAIEVSGEQQAWFGFAGTPGYLSPEVLKKEPYGKPVDIWACGVILYILLVGYPPFWDEDQHRLYAQIKAGAYDYPSPEWDTVTPEAKNLINQMLTVNPGKRITAADALKHPWICQRERVASVVHRQETVDCLKKFNARRKLKGAILTTMLATRNFSSKCRSIIVKKGDGSQVKESTDSSTTLEDDDIKEDKKGGVDRSSTVIAKEPEARRQEIIKMTEQLIEAINTGDFEAYTKICDPHLTAFEPEAMGNLVEGMDFHKFYFDNVLGKNCKAVNTTILNPHVHLLGEDAACIAYVRLTQYMDKHGQAHTHQSEESRVWHKRDSKWQNVHFHRSGGNGGAAFGFSSHK
- the CaMKII gene encoding calcium/calmodulin-dependent protein kinase type II alpha chain isoform X10, which gives rise to MAVPIACTRFSDNYDLKEELGKGAFSVVRRCVQKSSGLEFAAKIINTKKLSARDFQKLEREARICRKLQHANIVRLHDSIQEENFHYLVFDLVTGGELFEDIVAREFYSEADASHCIQQILESVNHCHQNGVVHRDLKPENLLLASKAKGAAVKLADFGLAIEVSGEQQAWFGFAGTPGYLSPEVLKKEPYGKPVDIWACGVILYILLVGYPPFWDEDQHRLYAQIKAGAYDYPSPEWDTVTPEAKNLINQMLTVNPGKRITAADALKHPWICQRERVASVVHRQETVDCLKKFNARRKLKGAILTTMLATRNFSSRSIIVKKGDGSQVKESTDSSTTLEDDDIKEDKKGGVDRSSTVIAKEPEEIRIVCPDKPFSQLSTNSQMSARRQEIIKMTEQLIEAINTGDFEAYTKICDPHLTAFEPEAMGNLVEGMDFHKFYFDNVLGKNCKAVNTTILNPHVHLLGEDAACIAYVRLTQYMDKHGQAHTHQSEESRVWHKRDSKWQNVHFHRSGGNGGAAFGFSSHK